DNA from Lactobacillus sp. ESL0791:
TTCAAAGCTTTGGCTATGGCGCTGCTTCCAAAAGAAGATTTTTATACATTTAGTTAAGGCTTGCGGGCCTGCTATTTGGTAAATAGGTGGCTTTATCCTATAATAGAATAGTTAAATATTTAATTAGCAAAAACAATTAAGGGAAGTTCGAAATATGTGCGGAATCGTCGCTTTTTACAATCCAGAAATAAATGATAAACAGGCAGCTATCGGCAAAATGATGGCGGCGATCAAGCATCGTGGCCCCGATTCCGATGGCTTTTATACCAATGATAAAGTTGCGCTTGGTTTCAGGCGGCTGTCGATCATTGATTTGCGCGGCGGCAGCCAGCCAATTTATAATGAAGATAATTCCCGGGCAATTATTTTTAACGGCGAGATTTATAACTTTAAGCCGCTGCGCAAAGAACTGCTCGCGGCAGGACATACTTTTACTACTAAAACCGATACGGAGGTTTTGCTTCACGGCTTTGAGGAGTGGGGCATGGACGGCTTGCTGAAGCGGGTTCGCGGCATGTTTGCCTTTGTTATCTGGGATGATAATACGCAGACAATGTACGGTGCTCGTGATTTCTTTGGTATCAAGCCGCTGTATTACAGCAACGAAAATGGTCATCTGATGGTTGCGTCAGAATTAAAGAGCCTGTTTGCCTTTCCTGGTTTTAAACGGCGCCTGAACGTTGAGGCGGTTAAGCCTTATTTAATGAACCAGTATAACGACTTGGATGAGACCTTCTTTGAAGGCGTTTATCGTTTTCCAGCTGGTCATTGGTTTGAGTATCACGACGGTCAAATGAAGACCCACCAATACTGGGATGCCGAGTACAAGGAAAATAATCTGAGTTTTGAAGAGACGATTGACAAGATTAATGAAGATCTGCAGGAAACGGTCAAGCTTTACCATAATGCCGATGTTCCCGTGGGTGCATTCCTGTCTGAAGGGGTTGATTCAAGTTACGTCACCAGTATCTTGGACCCCGATGATGTGTTTTCGATTTCCTTTGATGATGCCACCTATGATGAAGCTTCAAAGGCGAAAGCCTTGGCCGATATTAAAGGCTGGAAGTTTTTCTCGGATAAGGTGAAAGCCGATGAGGCGATGCGTGATTTTCCGGAAATGCAGTATCACATGGAAGAGCCTGACGCTAATCCGTCGATTATCCCGCTCTGGTATCTCTGTAAAATGGCGCGTAAGCACGTAACGGTGGCCTTGTCTGGTGAGGGTGCCGACGAATTATTTGCGGGTTATGTCAATTACGGAATGCACACGCATAACAGCGTCATCAAGGTCTTCACTTCGGGCTTAAAAAAATTATCTAAGAAAACACAGGTTAAATTAGCACATACAGTTAAAAAAATGCCTAATTTCCCTGGTAAAGTGCACCTTTATACCAATTTGGCAGAGCCCAATGAATTTTATGTTGGCCAGTCGATTATTTACGACATGGATTATCCGACAATTTTCACTAGCGAGGATGCTAATAATATTTTGCAGCCGACATACCGCAATAAGTTGACGGTTAATGGCATTTACCAAAAGGACTTTCAAAAAGTTAAGGGGATTGATAACGTTAAGCAAATGCAGTATATTGATCTGCATCACTTTATGTTAAACGACATTGAGCAAAAAGCCGACAAGATTTCGATGGCGCATTCACTTGAATTACGGGTACCGTACCTGGACCGGAAGATTGCCGAATTGGCCAATTCAATCCCGACCAAGTATCTGATGAATAAACATGATACCAAGTACGCTTTGCGCAAGGCTTCAGAAAAGGTCCTGCCGGAAGAATGGGCTAAGCGGCCGAAGTTAGGTTTTCCGACTCCGATTAAGCAGTGGCTGCAAGAACCTCGTTTTGATAAACAGGTGCGGGAATTATTTGAAGAAGATTTTGTCAACGATATTTTTGAACAAAAAAAGATTTTAGCTTTGCTGGATGAGAATTATCATGGCGATGGTTCGCACCGGCGGCAGATTTGGACAATTTATACTTTCTTAGTTTGGTATAAATTATTCTTTGTTGATTATGATGGTGCGGTTGCAAAATATCAGCACGTTCAACCAGAAGTAGCTAATTTACTTAAACAAGGGAAATTAGTCTAGTTAGGAGCTTAATTTAAGATGGATAAAGATTTTACGCCCATTCTGCTTGGCAGTGATATGAATGTTTATGGCATGGCGCGGTCATTTAATGAAGCTTACGGAATTAAAGTTAAAGCAATAGCCGAAAGTCAGTTGGCGGCAACACGTTATTCGAAAATTGTCAGTGTTGAATTGCATGCGGGCTTCAGCGAGGACCCAACTTTTATTGAAATAATGCGAGCTAAGATGAAGGCTTACCGGGACCACCAAGAACCGGTGATTTTGATTGCCTGCGGTGATGGCTAT
Protein-coding regions in this window:
- the asnB gene encoding asparagine synthase (glutamine-hydrolyzing); translation: MCGIVAFYNPEINDKQAAIGKMMAAIKHRGPDSDGFYTNDKVALGFRRLSIIDLRGGSQPIYNEDNSRAIIFNGEIYNFKPLRKELLAAGHTFTTKTDTEVLLHGFEEWGMDGLLKRVRGMFAFVIWDDNTQTMYGARDFFGIKPLYYSNENGHLMVASELKSLFAFPGFKRRLNVEAVKPYLMNQYNDLDETFFEGVYRFPAGHWFEYHDGQMKTHQYWDAEYKENNLSFEETIDKINEDLQETVKLYHNADVPVGAFLSEGVDSSYVTSILDPDDVFSISFDDATYDEASKAKALADIKGWKFFSDKVKADEAMRDFPEMQYHMEEPDANPSIIPLWYLCKMARKHVTVALSGEGADELFAGYVNYGMHTHNSVIKVFTSGLKKLSKKTQVKLAHTVKKMPNFPGKVHLYTNLAEPNEFYVGQSIIYDMDYPTIFTSEDANNILQPTYRNKLTVNGIYQKDFQKVKGIDNVKQMQYIDLHHFMLNDIEQKADKISMAHSLELRVPYLDRKIAELANSIPTKYLMNKHDTKYALRKASEKVLPEEWAKRPKLGFPTPIKQWLQEPRFDKQVRELFEEDFVNDIFEQKKILALLDENYHGDGSHRRQIWTIYTFLVWYKLFFVDYDGAVAKYQHVQPEVANLLKQGKLV